Part of the Natronobacterium gregoryi SP2 genome, GCGCTGGAAGTGGCCTGACTGGGGCCGCGGCCCGTACGACGCCCTGTCGTCCGTGATGCTCGGTCCCCCCTTCGAGGGCTACCTCGAGTTGACGATCGAGGTAGACGGCGAGCCCTGGTACCTCGAGGTGAGCTACAGCAAGTCGGGATTCGCGCCGCGACTATCCGACGGGATCAACGTCGAACGGCTCTACGAGTGGGACATCCGAGGCCGTGGCCGCGGGGAACGAAAGGCGTCGTTCAACATCTCACCGCGATTCCCGAACATGCGCCACTGGGAAACGGGCGAGCCGGTGAATCTGCCCTGGGAGAATCAGGTCGGTGAAGTCGAGGGTGTAGACGTCGAGTTTCATACCAGCAACATCGGACCCGAACGCGGTCTCGAGTTGTTCCCGGAGTTCTTCGCGGCGATCTTCGAGCACGCCGGCGAACGGGTACACTCGAAGTACTTCCGAACGGAGCCGCACCCGGCGAGTCGAATGTGGGCGTACGAACGGTACGTCCGTATCCGCCGCGAGTGGGCCGAAAAGCTCGCGTCTGCCGGAGTGCTACAGAAGGTCGTTCACTTCCTGTCCGACCTCGAGGGCGTGAAGGCGGAACTCCATCTCGACAACCGCGAAATTGTCAACCACCAGAATCGGCTGTTTCTCGATCCGGGATCGGTCCGGAAACTGCTGCCCGGCCACACCTACGGGCGGAAGTTCGAGATCTACCAGCTGGCCGACCCCGATGCGGTGTCGAAAGACCACCCGTCCTACCACCCGAAAGTGGAGGTACTGGTGAACAAGTCGATGAACGACAGCGAGGCATGGGCGTGGGCCGACCGCCACGAAGTGACTGAACAGATCGAAGAGACGCTTTTGAACGCGCTGCACTGGGAAGACATTCCGCTCGGACCCGACGGGAACGGCGTGTACGTTCCGGATGATCACTTCGACGCTGTAGCGCGAGCCGAGCCGGTCGAACTTTACGACGATCCGACGCCTCGCCTCGAGGCCGAGACGGACCACCTGCTGATGACGACGCTGCGGGACATGGGCGACACCGCCCGCGAGGTGACGGAGACGGTCGCGACTGACGGCGGCGGGAACGTCGACGACCTCGCCGACGAGCTGGGGAAACACCCCGCGACGATCTACCGGGCGATCGAGGACCTCGACGAAATCCTTGAGCTGGACCAGGGCGAAATCTCGTTCCGCGCCCGGAAGTACCAGGAGGAACTTCGCGCGCTCGTCGAGTCGGCCGAGTACGCCATCGAGAGTTATGCCGACCGAATCCAGCACGTGATGGGGTTAGCGGACCACATCGCCGAATCGTCGGCGTTCCAGCAGTGGCTCGCCGAGAACGGGGCCGAAATCGTCTACGACGAGAACGGCGAGCCCAAGCGGGTGCGGATCGACACGATCCTTTCCGAGTTGAAATCGAGTAGCTTCGAGAACGTCCAGACGATTGCGGCCGAGGCTCTCGAGAAGTGGCGGAAGTCGGGTAACGACCCGGCGGTACTTCGACGAGCCGAGCTGTCCTGGAAGACTCCTGACGGTGGCACCGAGGTCGGATTCGTCGGCGCGGTCGCGGATCGCTGAACTGACCTGGATAGTGGCAACACTGTCTCGCACCCTCTTTTCTGCAATCCTGATTGTACTCTCCGGATGATTGTCCAACTCTGGTTGTAGTCTCGTCCGTGCCGGGTGGGTCGACGGCGCGATCGCGCCGCGACGGCTGCGGGTCGGTTTCGCGCTTCGCGCGAAACGCCCCTTGCCGGGTGTCGCCAAGGCGACAACGCCAAAAAATTACAGCGCCCCACCCTCGCCTTCGCAGAACTCCAGTTGAAGCACATGAAACGGAGGTTCTATCGGGCTGTGATTGCTTCGATCAGTGGTCGGAAACGGCACTACTCCTCGACGGCTTCTTCGACGATCTGGATTTCCTCGTCAGTTAGTCCATACAGCTCGTACACGATTTCGTCGATCAACTCGTCCGTCTTCTCGATCTTCTCCTCGAGTTCTTCGGCTCGTTCTTTGGTCTCGAGGTAGCCCTCGAGGCCGTCGCGGACGTCGTCGACGGCGGGAAGGGTAAGCTTTCGCAGTCGATCGACGAGCGAGTTGGTCTTGGTGGCGTTCTCGCGGAAGTTCGCGAAGCCGCCGGCTTCGTCGACGGCGACGGGGACGAACGCCTCGATCAGGTCGGCCTCGGTTTCGGTGAGGTCGGAGATCTGCAGCGCCGGCAGGGGCTCGGTCTCGGTGTACCCCCACTGGTCGGTCTCGTACTCCTCTTCGTCCTCGGGTTTGTAACGGGCGGTGAGTCGGATCTCGAGGGATGTAGGAGACTCGCGCTCAATCTCGCAGGTGCCAACGCGGAGGTTCTCGCGGTCTTCAGCAGTGTCGGAGAGGATGGAATCGGCGGCTCCTTCTGGGGGTTGGGTAAGCCCGATATCCGAAAGCGTGTAGCCGTCGGAGTAGGAACCAATGTGATCTGTCAAAGAGAGATTAAGACTATATCTGCGATCTTTCAGTTTCAGCATTTCTTTGGCGAGTTTACCAAGGAAATCCTGTGAGACAGGATCGCTTTCAGGGGCCGGCATGGAAGTGTTACTGTTTTCACTGATCCATTCTTCATATTCACCCCATAGTTCCGATACAGTGGATTCGTAAGTAGGGGAGTCTTTGTCTTCGCTAACCGTGTATATCGGCACCTTCCCCAAATATTCTGTTTTATATCTGTAATACCCTCCTCTAACTTGTGGGCTGGTTGATTTTAATTTTGCCTCGATCAGAGTGGAGTTTAACAGAGCAAGAAGGTAATAGTTCTCTTCTGGCACAACAAACAGGGTTGCATCAGCATAGGCACCGTCTTTTTCAACAACAAATTTAGACTTCTCAGCGATGTCAGGATATACAATCTTAGGTACCTCAAATGCCCAGTAGTAGTCGCATGGTCGAACTTCCCACCAGAAATCTCCCATGTCATCTCTTTCACCTGCTCTTTCCCGGTATTGTGACAGATAGCTTGAGATATTTGGATATTTAGACGTGAATTTTTCCCATGCCTCATCCTCATTAAGATCTCCAAAGTTTTGTTTGGTCCATCCCGAGGGAATTACTATTGCATAGCGCCCTTCTTTATTTAAGAAATATCTTTCAGCATCTGTCCCCTTCACTAACTCCTTAATTAATTCCTTATTTTCTTCTGTTTCTATCTCCTCTTTCTGCGATTTTGTTATATAGAACGCCTCATTCAGACCGGTTTTTAGTCCAAAGTAAATCTCACCAGAGACATATTCATAGAAGTCTTGTCCCTCTAATTCAGAAATTGCCTCAGTAAGTTCGAGCGAATCAAGCGACCATCCATTGTCAGGGAACTTGTCAATTCCGAGTCTATATGAAGATCGTTCAACTCTACTCGAGAGTGAGCCAAAGTCTAAATCAGTAATTCGACATACCATTATACTATTACTTGGCTTCTCACTATTTTCAAACGTAATAATACAGGGATATGCAGACACACTTTCACCAAATACTGGCAAGTCTCCAAAATCTATAATTTGGCTTATGTTGGTGTCTTTTAATAGAGAGCGTAGAGAACGTCCGTAGTTAGATCTCATAAATTTATTTGATATTATGTATCCGAACTGACCTTGATCGGCGAGGATTACCTTGGCTTTCTCAACAAAATATGCATAAAGATCCGACATTCCATGATACACATTGTACGATCCTTGAAGATACGGCTTATTTCTCTTAATTTGTTCTTGACGAACGTATGGCGGATTCCCGATCACTGCATCGAATCCAGCATCTTCACGCTTCCCCCCATCTTCGTCGAAGAACACCTCGGGGTATTCCAACTCCCAGTGGAAGAACGACTCTCCACCAGCCATCTCCTGAGCAGTCTGGAACCAATCTTCCTCGCGCACCTCGAGCCACTCGTCTTCGTCGTCGATCGCTCGAGCCATCCGTTCGTAGGCTCCTTCCGGAACGTCCAGATCGAACCGTTCTGCAGTATGGACGTTCGTCAACTCGAACAGCCGCTGGTAGAACGGATCACTGCGGACTTCGTCGTAGATCTCCTCCATCGACTTGATGTCCTCGAGCGTCTCGTTGTCGATCTCGAGCAATTCCTGCATTCGTTCCATCACGTGCTCGAGGGTATCCTGGCGCACTCGGGCGAGCGCCTGCTGGAGCGTAAGCTGGCCGCCGTTCTCCTCGGCGTCGCTCGAGAGCACGTCCGTCACGTCCGATCCGACCAACGAGTTCCCTGCCTTGAGGTGGTGATCGAGGAAGGCGAGCGGCTGGTCGGCCGACAGCGTCTCGAGCCACATCGAGAGCTTGGCGAGTTCGACCGCCATGCCGTTCAGGTCGACGCCGTAGATACACTCCTTTGCGACGTCTCGTCGTACCCGCTGTTCGTCGAAGGCCGTCGCCTCCTCGATCTCGCGAACCTCTTCCA contains:
- a CDS encoding DUF7845 domain-containing protein; translation: MPQVETTPHEIEGRWKWPDWGRGPYDALSSVMLGPPFEGYLELTIEVDGEPWYLEVSYSKSGFAPRLSDGINVERLYEWDIRGRGRGERKASFNISPRFPNMRHWETGEPVNLPWENQVGEVEGVDVEFHTSNIGPERGLELFPEFFAAIFEHAGERVHSKYFRTEPHPASRMWAYERYVRIRREWAEKLASAGVLQKVVHFLSDLEGVKAELHLDNREIVNHQNRLFLDPGSVRKLLPGHTYGRKFEIYQLADPDAVSKDHPSYHPKVEVLVNKSMNDSEAWAWADRHEVTEQIEETLLNALHWEDIPLGPDGNGVYVPDDHFDAVARAEPVELYDDPTPRLEAETDHLLMTTLRDMGDTAREVTETVATDGGGNVDDLADELGKHPATIYRAIEDLDEILELDQGEISFRARKYQEELRALVESAEYAIESYADRIQHVMGLADHIAESSAFQQWLAENGAEIVYDENGEPKRVRIDTILSELKSSSFENVQTIAAEALEKWRKSGNDPAVLRRAELSWKTPDGGTEVGFVGAVADR
- a CDS encoding Eco57I restriction-modification methylase domain-containing protein, translated to MSQATLSERPYANSNLFSGHYLDERIQDREEWKCDEAAQETMEELQSLYDLESELVEGYKEDPLIDNWIDEVLDVLGFGTNVETTLPDGGGYVDALLFEDTEARRDAAEVYLSTEETTDLFERGVGLVEAKQWDADFTTRFSEQRPYRNASHQIKHYLERTPENIQWGVLTNGRKWRLYGTKDYETQTYFEVDLPELLEGGDLEAFKYFYVFFRPEAFRERAGGTFLDSVRSESETVAQELGEDLQNNVFTALRVLGRGFVETNDLEIDPDDEESLDELKEQSLVLLYRLMFVLYAESRGLIHPEGGDAVAEYEENFSLDELRLEIHDEIGEVDDGFEDTYSEHSTTMWSQLEDLFRLVDEGEESLGIPPYNGGLFNREDHEFLTNHEVSNRYLAEVIYRISTTENDEGRYVLADYADLDTRHLGSVYEGLLEHQFRIAPEQYAAVAEDGGQVWKPATEVSVADAIETVDEGGLYVVNDEGERKATGAYYTPDYVVTYIVEETVDPLIDEIREDLQEQGFEPGTHEYLGAFYRRVLDLKILDPAMGSGHFLTRATEYLAQQVMEEVREIEEATAFDEQRVRRDVAKECIYGVDLNGMAVELAKLSMWLETLSADQPLAFLDHHLKAGNSLVGSDVTDVLSSDAEENGGQLTLQQALARVRQDTLEHVMERMQELLEIDNETLEDIKSMEEIYDEVRSDPFYQRLFELTNVHTAERFDLDVPEGAYERMARAIDDEDEWLEVREEDWFQTAQEMAGGESFFHWELEYPEVFFDEDGGKREDAGFDAVIGNPPYVRQEQIKRNKPYLQGSYNVYHGMSDLYAYFVEKAKVILADQGQFGYIISNKFMRSNYGRSLRSLLKDTNISQIIDFGDLPVFGESVSAYPCIITFENSEKPSNSIMVCRITDLDFGSLSSRVERSSYRLGIDKFPDNGWSLDSLELTEAISELEGQDFYEYVSGEIYFGLKTGLNEAFYITKSQKEEIETEENKELIKELVKGTDAERYFLNKEGRYAIVIPSGWTKQNFGDLNEDEAWEKFTSKYPNISSYLSQYRERAGERDDMGDFWWEVRPCDYYWAFEVPKIVYPDIAEKSKFVVEKDGAYADATLFVVPEENYYLLALLNSTLIEAKLKSTSPQVRGGYYRYKTEYLGKVPIYTVSEDKDSPTYESTVSELWGEYEEWISENSNTSMPAPESDPVSQDFLGKLAKEMLKLKDRRYSLNLSLTDHIGSYSDGYTLSDIGLTQPPEGAADSILSDTAEDRENLRVGTCEIERESPTSLEIRLTARYKPEDEEEYETDQWGYTETEPLPALQISDLTETEADLIEAFVPVAVDEAGGFANFRENATKTNSLVDRLRKLTLPAVDDVRDGLEGYLETKERAEELEEKIEKTDELIDEIVYELYGLTDEEIQIVEEAVEE